The following coding sequences are from one Pseudonocardia sp. EC080619-01 window:
- a CDS encoding NDMA-dependent alcohol dehydrogenase, whose product MRSAPGQFEVVDIDLDEPRRDELRIKLVAAGLCHSDDHVQTGDLVVEHFPMVCGHEGAGIVEAIGPDTKGFEIGDHVVFSFIPSCGRCRWCSEGMSNLCNAGKYMIKGCRPDDDVESYRFSLDGEPTGQMGGLGTFAERTVISTMSAVKVDKDLDLTTICLLGCGVGTGWGSAVYAGEVRPGDVTIVMGIGGIGINAVQGAAHAGARAVIAVDPVAFKREKAQEMGATHVYESIDDAAEYARSITDGQGADEAIITVGVTTGEHIAQGFAAVRKGGTVVATGIGDMAEKGIPVSPWELSMMQKRIQGTLFGASNPASDILRQVAMYRAGQLKLDELITRTYRLDDIRQGYADMHAGLNIRGMIVFD is encoded by the coding sequence ATGCGTTCGGCACCGGGCCAGTTCGAGGTCGTCGACATCGACCTCGACGAACCGCGGCGCGACGAGCTCCGCATCAAGCTGGTCGCGGCAGGGCTCTGCCACTCCGACGACCACGTCCAGACCGGCGACCTGGTCGTCGAGCACTTCCCCATGGTCTGCGGACACGAGGGGGCCGGGATCGTGGAGGCGATCGGCCCCGATACGAAGGGCTTCGAGATCGGCGACCACGTCGTGTTCTCGTTCATCCCCTCGTGCGGGCGGTGCCGCTGGTGCTCGGAGGGCATGTCCAACCTCTGCAACGCCGGCAAGTACATGATCAAGGGTTGCCGGCCCGACGACGACGTCGAGAGCTACCGGTTCAGCCTCGACGGCGAGCCGACCGGCCAGATGGGTGGGCTCGGCACGTTCGCCGAGCGGACCGTGATCTCCACGATGTCTGCGGTCAAGGTGGACAAGGATCTGGACCTGACCACGATCTGCCTGCTCGGCTGCGGGGTCGGCACGGGCTGGGGCTCGGCGGTCTACGCGGGCGAGGTCCGGCCGGGCGACGTCACGATCGTCATGGGCATCGGCGGCATCGGGATCAACGCCGTCCAGGGCGCCGCGCACGCCGGGGCCCGAGCGGTCATCGCGGTGGATCCGGTGGCGTTCAAGCGGGAGAAGGCCCAGGAGATGGGTGCCACCCACGTCTACGAGTCGATCGACGACGCCGCGGAGTACGCCCGCTCGATCACCGACGGCCAGGGCGCCGACGAGGCGATCATCACCGTCGGGGTCACCACCGGCGAGCACATCGCGCAGGGCTTCGCCGCCGTCCGCAAGGGCGGCACCGTCGTGGCCACCGGGATCGGCGACATGGCCGAGAAGGGCATCCCGGTCAGCCCGTGGGAGCTGTCGATGATGCAGAAGCGCATCCAGGGCACGCTGTTCGGCGCCAGCAACCCCGCCTCGGACATCCTGCGGCAGGTCGCGATGTACCGGGCGGGGCAGCTCAAGCTCGACGAGTTGATCACCCGTACCTACCGGCTCGACGACATCCGCCAGGGCTACGCCGACATGCACGCCGGGCTCAACATCCGCGGAATGATCGTCTTCGACTGA
- a CDS encoding CaiB/BaiF CoA-transferase family protein — MDNPVRALAGVTVLDFSTLLPGPYASLVLADAGASVLKVERPEGDGLRHHDRALFPMLNAGKASVVADLTRDEDRDRVRALAARADVVIEGFRPGVMDRLGLGYAGIRAGNPEVVYCSVTGYGQSGPRARTAGHDLNYVATTGLLDVVHADGLPVMPAALVADIAGGAYPAVIAILLALARRSAGGGGAHLDVAMTDNVFPMQYWALPGAVQGESPTPSAAPLTGGSPRYRIYRTADGRAVAATPLEPRFWDRFCAAVDLPPRFRGDQADPAATAAAIAERIAAKDAAHWSEVFAEADCCATVVATAAEAAADPALRERGVLERRVVDGDGTERTAMPLPVPGALRGPDRRTSPALGRLDLNGLSWEDVRPEAT; from the coding sequence GTGGACAATCCCGTGAGAGCTCTCGCCGGTGTGACCGTGCTGGACTTCAGCACCCTGCTGCCGGGCCCGTACGCCTCGCTCGTACTGGCCGACGCCGGGGCCTCGGTACTGAAGGTCGAACGCCCCGAGGGCGACGGCCTGCGACACCACGATCGGGCGCTGTTCCCGATGCTCAACGCAGGAAAGGCCTCGGTCGTCGCCGACCTGACACGCGACGAGGACCGGGACCGGGTCCGGGCTCTGGCGGCACGGGCGGACGTGGTGATCGAGGGTTTCCGGCCGGGCGTGATGGACCGGCTCGGCCTGGGCTACGCCGGGATCAGGGCGGGCAACCCGGAGGTCGTCTACTGCTCGGTGACCGGGTACGGCCAGAGCGGGCCCCGGGCCCGCACCGCCGGGCACGACCTGAACTACGTCGCCACCACCGGGCTGCTCGATGTCGTGCACGCCGACGGCCTCCCGGTGATGCCGGCGGCCCTGGTCGCCGACATCGCCGGCGGCGCCTACCCGGCGGTGATCGCGATCCTGCTCGCGCTGGCCCGCCGCTCGGCCGGGGGCGGCGGCGCGCACCTGGACGTGGCCATGACCGACAACGTGTTCCCGATGCAGTACTGGGCGCTGCCCGGCGCGGTGCAGGGCGAGTCACCGACGCCGTCGGCGGCGCCGCTGACCGGCGGCTCGCCGCGGTACCGGATCTATCGCACGGCCGACGGCCGGGCCGTGGCGGCGACCCCGCTCGAACCACGGTTCTGGGACCGGTTCTGCGCAGCGGTGGATCTTCCGCCACGGTTCCGCGGCGACCAGGCCGACCCTGCCGCGACCGCGGCCGCGATCGCCGAGCGCATCGCCGCGAAGGACGCCGCGCACTGGAGCGAGGTCTTCGCCGAGGCCGACTGTTGCGCGACCGTCGTGGCGACGGCGGCCGAGGCGGCGGCAGATCCGGCGCTGCGCGAGCGCGGCGTGCTCGAGCGCCGGGTGGTCGACGGCGACGGGACCGAGCGGACAGCGATGCCGCTTCCGGTACCCGGTGCACTGCGGGGCCCGGACCGGCGCACGAGCCCGGCGCTGGGCCGGCTCGATCTGAACGGTCTGAGCTGGGAGGACGTGCGTCCGGAGGCGACCTGA
- a CDS encoding citryl-CoA lyase, whose translation MTDTRPPDVITVAGHDLVDELIGRRSFTDMIHLVLTRDPSPPPGHREMIDALLVTLCDHGVTPSSMAARLTLLGAPEAMQAAVAAGLCGAGSRFLGTLENAGTILTDVLERHPDVPLAEVADVVVAEAKADGRPVIGIGHPEHKHGDPRVPRLLELAGTHGVRGRTIELLLELPEALARAGGPRLPVNGGGLCGAIVADMGYGPTFGRGIAVIARAAGLVGQLLDEERDPVARKLWDREREDPVR comes from the coding sequence GTGACCGACACGAGGCCACCCGACGTCATCACCGTGGCCGGGCACGACCTGGTCGACGAGCTGATCGGCCGGCGCAGCTTCACCGACATGATCCATCTCGTCCTGACCCGGGACCCGAGCCCGCCTCCCGGGCACCGCGAGATGATCGACGCCCTGCTGGTGACGTTGTGCGACCACGGTGTGACGCCCAGCTCGATGGCGGCCCGGCTGACCCTGCTGGGGGCTCCCGAGGCGATGCAGGCCGCGGTCGCCGCAGGACTGTGCGGGGCCGGTTCGCGGTTCCTCGGCACGCTGGAGAACGCGGGCACGATCCTGACCGACGTGCTGGAGCGCCACCCGGACGTCCCCCTCGCGGAGGTCGCCGACGTCGTGGTGGCCGAGGCGAAGGCCGACGGCCGTCCGGTGATCGGGATCGGGCATCCCGAGCACAAGCACGGCGACCCGAGGGTGCCCCGGCTGCTCGAGCTGGCCGGCACCCACGGGGTGCGTGGCCGCACGATCGAGCTGCTGCTGGAGCTGCCCGAGGCGCTCGCCCGCGCCGGTGGGCCGCGGCTGCCGGTCAACGGTGGCGGGCTGTGCGGCGCGATCGTGGCCGACATGGGCTACGGCCCGACCTTCGGCCGCGGGATCGCGGTGATCGCCCGGGCGGCCGGGCTGGTCGGGCAACTGCTCGACGAGGAGCGCGATCCGGTCGCCCGCAAGCTCTGGGACCGCGAGCGCGAGGACCCGGTCCGATGA
- a CDS encoding MaoC/PaaZ C-terminal domain-containing protein encodes MTAPVYFDDLVPGSSWTTAGRTVTETDVVSFAGLSGDYNRLHVDAEFAATTPFGERVAHGLLVLSVASGLSTRLAVSEAMAPNILGLLDLQCRWPGPTRFGDTIHVVLTIEDCRATSRPGRGVVTMTREVVNQRGETVMVSTWKLLVRARDGA; translated from the coding sequence GTGACCGCGCCGGTGTACTTCGACGACCTCGTGCCCGGCAGCAGCTGGACGACCGCGGGCCGCACGGTCACCGAGACCGACGTCGTGTCCTTCGCCGGGCTCTCGGGCGACTACAACCGTCTCCACGTCGACGCCGAGTTCGCGGCCACGACACCGTTCGGTGAGCGGGTCGCGCACGGGCTGCTGGTGCTCTCGGTCGCCTCCGGGCTGAGCACCCGCCTGGCGGTCAGCGAGGCGATGGCACCCAACATCCTGGGTCTGCTCGACCTGCAGTGCCGCTGGCCCGGGCCGACGCGGTTCGGCGACACGATCCACGTGGTCCTGACGATCGAGGACTGCCGGGCGACCAGCAGACCGGGCCGTGGGGTGGTGACGATGACCCGGGAGGTCGTCAACCAGCGCGGCGAGACCGTCATGGTCAGCACCTGGAAGCTGCTGGTCCGCGCCCGGGACGGAGCCTGA
- a CDS encoding GntR family transcriptional regulator translates to MTPTTWHDQSSGSMRLGGTVRDRVVAVLRDRILSGALPRGRRLDLDELAREFGTSRTPVREAVLGLAQEGLTEVTPRSRATVVGLSPQDVRDNFTLMAVLSGLAAELAVERADDEELARVLELGRALDTAEGPELDRINYEFHRAVNRASHSRPLLTQLRMSSKLIPQSFLPEQAPHSRAEHRELVAALEARDAPRVREAMESHFRAAGDLFSSRHEAAAADVDTPA, encoded by the coding sequence ATGACTCCCACCACCTGGCACGACCAGTCGTCCGGCAGCATGCGCCTGGGCGGCACGGTGCGCGACCGGGTCGTCGCCGTCCTGCGCGACCGGATCCTCTCGGGCGCGCTGCCCCGCGGCCGGCGCCTCGACCTCGACGAGCTCGCGCGCGAGTTCGGGACCAGCCGCACGCCCGTCCGCGAGGCCGTGCTCGGTCTCGCGCAGGAGGGGCTCACCGAGGTGACCCCGCGCAGCCGGGCCACCGTGGTCGGGCTGAGCCCCCAGGACGTCCGCGACAACTTCACGCTGATGGCGGTGCTGTCCGGTCTCGCCGCCGAGCTGGCGGTCGAGCGGGCCGACGACGAGGAGCTCGCCCGCGTCCTGGAGCTCGGACGGGCCCTGGACACCGCCGAGGGCCCGGAGCTGGACCGGATCAACTACGAGTTCCACCGCGCGGTGAACCGGGCGTCGCACTCGCGCCCGCTGCTCACCCAGCTGCGGATGTCGAGCAAGCTCATCCCGCAGAGCTTCCTGCCCGAGCAGGCCCCGCACAGCAGGGCCGAGCACCGCGAGCTCGTCGCGGCGCTGGAGGCGCGCGACGCGCCCCGCGTACGCGAGGCGATGGAGAGCCACTTCCGCGCCGCGGGTGACCTGTTCTCCTCGCGTCACGAGGCGGCCGCGGCCGACGTCGACACCCCGGCCTGA
- a CDS encoding MFS transporter, which translates to MSSLREAPMRPYQWLVVAMCLLVNTADGFDFFVMGFVLPHLPADFAGGAVKGLLVSAGLVGIGLGALFVAPLADRFGRRTLLIAGLTVDVVGMVASALAPTAGVLLAARVLTGVGVGVLSATYIVLATEFSSARRHNLVVGIIGVGFPLGSTLAGAVGLAVTVDGGDWRALFWAGAALSLAVLVASVVLVPESLEFLAARRDPRSRERARRLARRLRLDAPPEPGPAATAPDRAPRGGLPALLAPPLRAVTLLLWLGYFGLLAAFYFVSTWTPQLVTLAGGDAARGALTGTVLSVGGVLGSLLFGIIGLRVGATRVAWIALAVAALGVVVFSLTVSSPAAVWVGGILGLAVFVTVAAFTALAPPRYPVHLRASGYGAMLGVGRVGGIVAPVLAGAALAVVSPAAMYLASALPLLLAFVAALALARRTTTPATARRRAARH; encoded by the coding sequence GTGTCCTCCCTGCGGGAGGCGCCGATGCGGCCCTACCAGTGGCTGGTGGTGGCGATGTGCCTGCTGGTCAACACCGCGGACGGGTTCGACTTCTTCGTCATGGGCTTCGTACTGCCGCACCTGCCCGCCGACTTCGCGGGCGGTGCGGTCAAGGGGTTGCTGGTCAGCGCCGGCCTCGTCGGCATCGGGCTCGGCGCGCTGTTCGTCGCACCGCTGGCGGACCGGTTCGGTCGCCGCACCCTTCTCATCGCGGGGCTGACGGTCGACGTCGTCGGGATGGTGGCGAGTGCACTGGCACCCACAGCGGGGGTGCTGCTCGCCGCCCGGGTGCTCACCGGTGTCGGGGTCGGTGTGCTGAGCGCGACCTACATCGTGCTGGCCACCGAGTTCTCCTCGGCCCGGCGGCACAACCTGGTCGTCGGGATCATTGGGGTCGGCTTCCCGCTGGGCAGCACGCTGGCCGGAGCCGTCGGTCTCGCGGTCACCGTGGACGGCGGGGACTGGCGTGCCCTGTTCTGGGCCGGCGCGGCACTGAGCCTGGCCGTGCTCGTCGCCTCGGTCGTGCTGGTGCCCGAGTCCCTGGAGTTCCTGGCCGCCCGCCGGGACCCGAGGTCGCGGGAACGGGCCCGGCGGCTGGCTCGCCGGCTGCGGCTGGACGCACCGCCCGAACCCGGTCCCGCGGCCACCGCCCCGGACCGGGCACCGCGCGGCGGACTGCCCGCGCTGCTCGCCCCGCCGCTGCGGGCCGTCACCCTGCTGCTGTGGCTGGGCTACTTCGGGCTGCTGGCCGCGTTCTACTTCGTGTCCACGTGGACACCGCAGCTGGTCACGCTGGCCGGTGGTGACGCCGCACGGGGCGCGTTGACCGGGACCGTGCTCTCGGTCGGTGGCGTCCTCGGCTCGCTGCTGTTCGGGATCATCGGGTTGCGCGTCGGGGCGACCCGGGTGGCCTGGATCGCGTTGGCCGTCGCGGCCCTCGGGGTCGTGGTCTTCTCCCTGACCGTCAGCTCCCCGGCCGCGGTCTGGGTCGGCGGGATCCTGGGGTTGGCGGTGTTCGTGACCGTCGCGGCGTTCACCGCACTGGCCCCGCCCCGGTACCCGGTCCACCTGCGCGCGAGCGGGTACGGCGCGATGCTCGGCGTCGGCCGCGTCGGGGGGATCGTCGCTCCGGTGCTGGCGGGCGCGGCGCTGGCCGTCGTCTCCCCCGCCGCCATGTACCTCGCGAGCGCGCTCCCGCTACTGCTGGCGTTCGTCGCCGCGCTCGCCCTGGCCCGTCGCACGACCACGCCCGCCACAGCGCGCCGGCGCGCGGCCCGGCACTGA
- a CDS encoding AMP-binding protein, with protein MPAPLLDLLGRGAGRGAVIDDGTGGPTVPLSRLLAASERLAGGLAGWGLVPGDRAAVVLPHGPDWYLVHLALARLGVLTVPVSTRLAAPEIDDLVRSARCRLVVVDPGFLGLGLDRVAARLSRSGAIDRVLTTAPTTVPGARELDDLDGMAPAVAGDGASAPLVCFGTSGTTGAPKLAVHTHDGVAGHVAAVADATGLTGECGGGRVVLGALPPCGAYGYTLAMAALAAGCRLVTVPTFTPTELFDLVATHRVEVVAVTEAILRAALAAGVPHPGGHWRLAASAGGSLADVAATLERDGTRVVNVYGASEVLALLAVRDPSAAVPERAAAGGTIVGEQAAARAEVRAVVPGTDTLLPAGQDGELQFRGPSVFTGYLDSPAATAAALGPGGWYRSGDSGRVESGGAAFDYLARLSDTLRLKGFLVDPGQIEEVLLAHPGVGEAQVVGVPDPGTDEDLAVAFVVGAAQPDELRAWCRERLAAFKIPARIEWVDDIPVIPSANGDKALRRALRERAVSLMEEDR; from the coding sequence ATGCCGGCTCCACTGCTCGACCTGCTGGGTCGCGGCGCGGGCCGCGGGGCCGTGATCGACGACGGCACCGGCGGTCCCACGGTGCCGCTGTCCCGGCTGCTCGCCGCGTCCGAGCGGCTCGCGGGTGGGCTCGCCGGGTGGGGGCTGGTTCCCGGGGACCGCGCCGCGGTCGTCCTCCCGCACGGCCCGGACTGGTACCTGGTGCACCTGGCGCTGGCCCGCCTCGGCGTGCTGACCGTGCCGGTCAGCACCCGTCTCGCCGCGCCGGAGATCGACGACCTGGTCCGCTCGGCCCGGTGCCGGCTGGTCGTGGTCGATCCGGGGTTCCTCGGGCTCGGCCTGGACCGGGTGGCCGCCCGGCTGTCCCGCTCCGGGGCGATCGACCGGGTGCTGACCACGGCCCCGACGACCGTGCCCGGAGCCCGCGAGCTGGACGACCTGGACGGGATGGCCCCGGCGGTGGCCGGGGACGGCGCGTCCGCACCGTTGGTCTGCTTCGGCACCTCGGGGACGACCGGTGCGCCGAAGCTGGCCGTGCACACCCACGACGGGGTCGCCGGACACGTCGCGGCGGTCGCGGACGCGACGGGGCTGACCGGCGAGTGCGGTGGGGGCCGCGTGGTGCTGGGCGCGCTGCCGCCGTGCGGGGCCTACGGCTACACCCTCGCCATGGCCGCGCTCGCCGCCGGGTGCCGGCTCGTCACCGTGCCCACCTTCACCCCCACCGAGCTGTTCGACCTGGTGGCCACCCACCGGGTGGAGGTCGTCGCGGTGACCGAGGCGATCCTGCGCGCGGCGCTGGCCGCCGGGGTGCCGCACCCCGGCGGTCACTGGCGGCTCGCGGCATCGGCCGGCGGCAGCCTCGCCGACGTCGCCGCGACCCTCGAGCGGGACGGGACCCGCGTGGTGAACGTCTACGGCGCGTCCGAGGTGCTCGCCCTGCTCGCGGTGCGGGATCCGTCCGCGGCCGTGCCCGAGCGGGCCGCCGCGGGCGGGACGATCGTCGGTGAGCAGGCAGCAGCGCGTGCCGAGGTGCGCGCTGTCGTCCCCGGCACGGACACGCTGCTGCCCGCAGGGCAGGACGGTGAGCTGCAGTTCCGCGGCCCGAGCGTGTTCACCGGCTACCTCGACTCCCCCGCCGCCACCGCGGCCGCGCTCGGCCCGGGCGGCTGGTACCGCTCCGGTGACAGCGGGCGGGTCGAATCCGGCGGCGCCGCGTTCGATTATCTCGCCCGGCTCTCGGACACCCTGCGGCTCAAGGGTTTCCTCGTCGACCCCGGCCAGATCGAGGAGGTCCTGCTCGCCCACCCCGGTGTGGGTGAGGCTCAGGTCGTCGGCGTGCCCGATCCGGGTACCGATGAGGACCTCGCGGTCGCCTTCGTGGTCGGTGCCGCGCAGCCGGACGAGCTGCGGGCCTGGTGTCGCGAGCGGCTGGCCGCGTTCAAGATCCCGGCCCGCATCGAGTGGGTCGACGACATCCCTGTCATCCCCAGCGCCAACGGGGACAAGGCACTCAGACGCGCGCTGCGCGAGCGCGCCGTATCGCTGATGGAGGAGGACCGGTGA
- the fabG gene encoding 3-oxoacyl-ACP reductase FabG yields MTELEGRVALVTGAARGIGRACAQALYDQGAAVALLDLDPGVVDTATAVDPTGRRAIGLTADVVDLAGVRSAVEQTRAHLGEVGILVNNAGFPKDAVLSKMDPADWQRVIDVILTGSFNCSKAVIDPMRTAGWGRIVNISSRSHLGNPGQTNYSAAKAGLLGFTRALALESGRFGITVNAVAPGFVETEGMLALDNYDVLKERSVDKAPLRRVGTPAEIADTVAFLAGPRASYITGETVHVTGGRYS; encoded by the coding sequence GTGACCGAGCTGGAAGGCCGCGTCGCCCTCGTCACCGGTGCCGCACGCGGCATCGGCCGCGCCTGCGCGCAGGCGCTGTACGACCAGGGGGCCGCCGTCGCGCTGCTCGACCTGGACCCCGGCGTCGTCGACACCGCGACGGCGGTGGACCCCACCGGGCGGCGGGCGATCGGCCTCACCGCCGACGTCGTCGACCTGGCCGGTGTGCGCTCCGCGGTCGAGCAGACCCGCGCACACCTGGGCGAGGTCGGGATCCTGGTGAACAACGCCGGCTTCCCGAAGGACGCCGTGCTGTCCAAGATGGACCCCGCCGACTGGCAGCGGGTGATCGACGTGATCCTCACCGGCTCGTTCAACTGTTCCAAGGCCGTGATCGACCCGATGCGCACCGCCGGCTGGGGCCGGATCGTGAACATCTCCTCGCGCAGCCACCTGGGCAACCCGGGCCAGACCAACTACTCCGCGGCCAAGGCCGGGCTGCTCGGGTTCACCCGGGCACTGGCGCTGGAGTCGGGCCGGTTCGGGATCACGGTCAATGCGGTCGCGCCCGGATTCGTCGAGACCGAGGGCATGCTGGCGCTGGACAACTACGACGTGCTCAAGGAGCGGTCGGTGGACAAGGCACCACTGCGCCGGGTCGGGACGCCCGCCGAAATCGCCGACACCGTCGCCTTCCTGGCCGGTCCACGGGCCTCCTACATCACCGGCGAGACGGTGCACGTGACGGGCGGCCGGTACTCGTGA